In the genome of Amaranthus tricolor cultivar Red isolate AtriRed21 chromosome 15, ASM2621246v1, whole genome shotgun sequence, one region contains:
- the LOC130801484 gene encoding uncharacterized protein LOC130801484 isoform X3, producing MSFTSSLANPQSLKLFYNSSNRKHRFGNFRSPSFRFRASAEIPDYLSADCAEEAVSHQLDALKYNDQPHQDYGIEVLYRFAGFDPFERSTYFGPHFDLGQFERFRRIFHHSSYRVLLGHKERKILSSLQVKEDRFKQRVWVQGTRPGQEEIFEFTMVQKLGGCWDGYWLTESLHHDGDSFSGGMAY from the exons ATGTCGTTTACTTCATCTCTAGCAAATCCTCAATCTTTAAAACTATTCTATAACTCTTCTAATAGAAAACACAGATTTGGTAATTTTCGTTCTCCATCTTTCCGCTTCAGGGCTTCTGCTGAAATTCCTGATTATCTATCTGCTGATtg TGCAGAGGAAGCTGTTAGCCACCAGCTTGATGCTTTGAAGTACAATGACCAACCTCACCAAGATTATGGGATTGAAGTTCTGTATAGG TTTGCTGGATTTGATCCTTTCGAGAGATCTACTTATTTCGGACCACATTTTGATTTAGGGCAG TTCGAACGCTTTAGACGAATATTTCATCATTCAAGCTACCGAGTGTTGCTTGGTCATAAAGAAAGGAAAATACTGAGCAGTTTACAGGTTAAGGAG GATCGCTTCAAGCAACGAGTATGGGTGCAGGGAACACGTCCAGGACAAGAAGAAATATTTGAGTTTACCATGGTTCAG AAACTTGGTGGCTGCTGGGATGGTTATTGGCTCACCGAGAGTTTACATCATGACGGAGACAGCTTTTCCGGTGGCATGGCTTACTGA
- the LOC130801484 gene encoding uncharacterized protein LOC130801484 isoform X1: MIEIWYHEQSAQYVGDFGARYRLLCFFLNKVFYGGRTHVYLRDAYFTVDVVRLEARKKRPFGPTLNFSAEEAVSHQLDALKYNDQPHQDYGIEVLYRFAGFDPFERSTYFGPHFDLGQFERFRRIFHHSSYRVLLGHKERKILSSLQVKEDRFKQRVWVQGTRPGQEEIFEFTMVQKLGGCWDGYWLTESLHHDGDSFSGGMAY, translated from the exons ATGATTGAAATATGGTATCACGAGCAAAGTGCACAGTACGTGGGAGATTTTGGTGCTCGTTATCGACTTTTATGCTTCTTTTTGAACAAAGTGTTTTATGGTGGACGTACTCACGTATATTTGAGGGATGCTTATTTTACGGTGGACGTAGTCAG GCTTGAAGCTCGCAAAAAGAGACCTTTCGGTCCAACACTAAAT tttaGTGCAGAGGAAGCTGTTAGCCACCAGCTTGATGCTTTGAAGTACAATGACCAACCTCACCAAGATTATGGGATTGAAGTTCTGTATAGG TTTGCTGGATTTGATCCTTTCGAGAGATCTACTTATTTCGGACCACATTTTGATTTAGGGCAG TTCGAACGCTTTAGACGAATATTTCATCATTCAAGCTACCGAGTGTTGCTTGGTCATAAAGAAAGGAAAATACTGAGCAGTTTACAGGTTAAGGAG GATCGCTTCAAGCAACGAGTATGGGTGCAGGGAACACGTCCAGGACAAGAAGAAATATTTGAGTTTACCATGGTTCAG AAACTTGGTGGCTGCTGGGATGGTTATTGGCTCACCGAGAGTTTACATCATGACGGAGACAGCTTTTCCGGTGGCATGGCTTACTGA
- the LOC130801484 gene encoding uncharacterized protein LOC130801484 isoform X4: MIEIWYHEQSAQYVGDFGARYRLLCFFLNKVFYGGRTHVYLRDAYFTVDVVRLEARKKRPFGPTLNFSAEEAVSHQLDALKYNDQPHQDYGIEVLYRFAGFDPFERSTYFGPHFDLGQDRFKQRVWVQGTRPGQEEIFEFTMVQKLGGCWDGYWLTESLHHDGDSFSGGMAY; the protein is encoded by the exons ATGATTGAAATATGGTATCACGAGCAAAGTGCACAGTACGTGGGAGATTTTGGTGCTCGTTATCGACTTTTATGCTTCTTTTTGAACAAAGTGTTTTATGGTGGACGTACTCACGTATATTTGAGGGATGCTTATTTTACGGTGGACGTAGTCAG GCTTGAAGCTCGCAAAAAGAGACCTTTCGGTCCAACACTAAAT tttaGTGCAGAGGAAGCTGTTAGCCACCAGCTTGATGCTTTGAAGTACAATGACCAACCTCACCAAGATTATGGGATTGAAGTTCTGTATAGG TTTGCTGGATTTGATCCTTTCGAGAGATCTACTTATTTCGGACCACATTTTGATTTAGGGCAG GATCGCTTCAAGCAACGAGTATGGGTGCAGGGAACACGTCCAGGACAAGAAGAAATATTTGAGTTTACCATGGTTCAG AAACTTGGTGGCTGCTGGGATGGTTATTGGCTCACCGAGAGTTTACATCATGACGGAGACAGCTTTTCCGGTGGCATGGCTTACTGA
- the LOC130801484 gene encoding uncharacterized protein LOC130801484 isoform X2 — MSFTSSLANPQSLKLFYNSSNRKHRFGNFRSPSFRFRASAEIPDYLSADWLEARKKRPFGPTLNFSAEEAVSHQLDALKYNDQPHQDYGIEVLYRFAGFDPFERSTYFGPHFDLGQFERFRRIFHHSSYRVLLGHKERKILSSLQVKEDRFKQRVWVQGTRPGQEEIFEFTMVQKLGGCWDGYWLTESLHHDGDSFSGGMAY; from the exons ATGTCGTTTACTTCATCTCTAGCAAATCCTCAATCTTTAAAACTATTCTATAACTCTTCTAATAGAAAACACAGATTTGGTAATTTTCGTTCTCCATCTTTCCGCTTCAGGGCTTCTGCTGAAATTCCTGATTATCTATCTGCTGATtg GCTTGAAGCTCGCAAAAAGAGACCTTTCGGTCCAACACTAAAT tttaGTGCAGAGGAAGCTGTTAGCCACCAGCTTGATGCTTTGAAGTACAATGACCAACCTCACCAAGATTATGGGATTGAAGTTCTGTATAGG TTTGCTGGATTTGATCCTTTCGAGAGATCTACTTATTTCGGACCACATTTTGATTTAGGGCAG TTCGAACGCTTTAGACGAATATTTCATCATTCAAGCTACCGAGTGTTGCTTGGTCATAAAGAAAGGAAAATACTGAGCAGTTTACAGGTTAAGGAG GATCGCTTCAAGCAACGAGTATGGGTGCAGGGAACACGTCCAGGACAAGAAGAAATATTTGAGTTTACCATGGTTCAG AAACTTGGTGGCTGCTGGGATGGTTATTGGCTCACCGAGAGTTTACATCATGACGGAGACAGCTTTTCCGGTGGCATGGCTTACTGA
- the LOC130801599 gene encoding 3-ketoacyl-CoA synthase 11-like — translation MSEPNPTVATPLMAKSNSRKLPDFKKSVKLKYVKLGYHYLVTHAMYLFLSPLIVIIAAHLSTFSLEDAYVLWEHLQFNLISVIVCLTLLVFLGTLYFLTSPRPVYLLNFSCYKPEDARKCTRQIFMERSHSIGTFTEGNLEFQRKILERSGLGEDTYLPEAVLRVPPNPCMAEARKEAEMVMFGALDELFAKTNVKPKDIGILIVNCSLFNPTPSLSAMIVNHYKLRGNIISYNLGGMGCSAGLIAIDLAKHLLQVHPNSYAVVISMENITLNWYFGNERSMLVSNCLFRMGGAAILLSNRRTDRWRSKYQLVDTVRTHKGSDDKCFGCVTQQEDLDRKIGVALSKDLMAVAGDALKTNITTLGPLVLPMSEQLLFFATLIGKKVLKMKLKPYIPDFKLAFEHFCIHAGGRAVLDELEKNLQLSDWHMEPSRMTLNRFGNTSSSSLWYELAYTEAKGRVKRGDRIWQIAFGSGFKCNSAVWRAIRTVNPEKEKNPWMDEIHLFPVDVPKVSSISN, via the coding sequence ATGAGTGAACCAAATCCTACTGTTGCTACCCCATTGATGGCCAAATCCAATTCAAGGAAGCTTCCTGATTTTAAGAAATCTGTGAAGTTGAAATATGTCAAATTGGGTTATCATTATCTTGTTACTCATGCAATGTATTTGTTCCTATCTCCTCTTATTGTTATAATAGCTGCTCATCTGTCTACTTTTTCTCTTGAAGATGCCTATGTTCTTTGGGAACACCTTCAGTTTAATCTTATCTCAGTGATTGTATGCTTGACCCTCTTGGTTTTCTTGGGTACTCTTTATTTTCTTACTAGTCCTCGTCCTGTGTATCTTTTGAACTTCTCATGCTACAAACCCGAAGATGCTCGCAAGTGCACGAGGCAGATTTTCATGGAGAGATCTCACTCCATTGGTACATTTACTGAGGGAAACCTCGAGTTTCAAAGAAAGATTCTTGAAAGATCAGGGCTCGGGGAAGACACATATCTTCCTGAAGCTGTCCTTCGAGTTCCTCCTAATCCTTGTATGGCGGAGGCTAGGAAGGAAGCTGAGATGGTGATGTTTGGTGCTCTTGATGAGCTTTTTGCTAAGACCAATGTGAAGCCTAAAGATATTGGGATACTTATAGTGAATTGTAGTTTGTTCAACCCCACTCCATCATTGTCAGCAATGATTGTTAACCATTACAAACTGAGAGGTAACATTATTAGTTATAATCTTGGTGGAATGGGTTGTAGTGCTGGATTGATTGCTATTGATCTCGCTAAGCATCTTCTACAAGTCCATCCTAACTCGTACGCTGTGGTCATTAGCATGGAAAACATTACCTTGAATTGGTACTTTGGAAACGAGAGGTCAATGTTGGTTTCGAACTGTTTATTCAGGATGGGAGGTGCCGCGATTTTACTGTCTAACAGGAGAACTGATAGATGGCGATCTAAGTATCAGCTCGTTGACACGGTTCGAACCCACAAAGGTTCGGATGACAAGTGCTTCGGTTGTGTAACCCAACAAGAGGATCTCGATAGAAAAATTGGAGTCGCTTTATCTAAAGATTTGATGGCTGTCGCAGGAGACGCTCTCAAGACTAACATTACTACTCTTGGCCCGTTAGTGCTTCCTATGTCAGAACAGCTGCTTTTCTTTGCGACCCTCATAGGGAAAAAGGTATTGAAGATGAAGCTGAAGCCATACATTCCGGATTTCAAACTTGCATTTGAGCATTTTTGTATTCATGCTGGAGGAAGGGCTGTGCTGGATGAGCTAGAGAAGAATCTGCAGCTCTCAGATTGGCACATGGAGCCTTCGAGGATGACACTTAATCGATTTGGGAATACGTCAAGCAGCTCCTTGTGGTATGAACTGGCTTATACGGAAGCCAAAGGGAGGGTTAAGAGGGGAGATAGAATATGGCAAATTGCTTTCGGTTCTGGTTTCAAGTGTAATAGTGCAGTCTGGAGAGCTATAAGGACGGTGAATCCAGAGAAGGAGAAGAATCCATGGATGGACGAGATACACTTATTTCCTGTGGATGTTCCGAAAGTATCTTCAATCTCAAACTAA
- the LOC130801484 gene encoding uncharacterized protein LOC130801484 isoform X5, with amino-acid sequence MSFTSSLANPQSLKLFYNSSNRKHRFGNFRSPSFRFRASAEIPDYLSADWLEARKKRPFGPTLNFSAEEAVSHQLDALKYNDQPHQDYGIEVLYRFAGFDPFERSTYFGPHFDLGQDRFKQRVWVQGTRPGQEEIFEFTMVQKLGGCWDGYWLTESLHHDGDSFSGGMAY; translated from the exons ATGTCGTTTACTTCATCTCTAGCAAATCCTCAATCTTTAAAACTATTCTATAACTCTTCTAATAGAAAACACAGATTTGGTAATTTTCGTTCTCCATCTTTCCGCTTCAGGGCTTCTGCTGAAATTCCTGATTATCTATCTGCTGATtg GCTTGAAGCTCGCAAAAAGAGACCTTTCGGTCCAACACTAAAT tttaGTGCAGAGGAAGCTGTTAGCCACCAGCTTGATGCTTTGAAGTACAATGACCAACCTCACCAAGATTATGGGATTGAAGTTCTGTATAGG TTTGCTGGATTTGATCCTTTCGAGAGATCTACTTATTTCGGACCACATTTTGATTTAGGGCAG GATCGCTTCAAGCAACGAGTATGGGTGCAGGGAACACGTCCAGGACAAGAAGAAATATTTGAGTTTACCATGGTTCAG AAACTTGGTGGCTGCTGGGATGGTTATTGGCTCACCGAGAGTTTACATCATGACGGAGACAGCTTTTCCGGTGGCATGGCTTACTGA